Proteins encoded together in one Oxalobacteraceae sp. CFBP 8761 window:
- a CDS encoding S41 family peptidase, translated as MKRLRATILCLLFPLVAASTCQAGEPVVVPAAEFQALLSAYALVKTRYVEAPDDKKLLEGAIAGMLASLDPHSGFLDKDELDALRKDEAGEYTGIGISVDFAAADMVVTAVTADSPAYLAGIEPGDTIASIDGATISGMRLPDIARRMRGVPGSALDIAYRRGGSGSVRTARLHRAALLAQTVTTRAMPNGVAWIQVSAFEGRTAQDLVAALKTLDASGAPRGIVLDVRNDPGGLVSAAVGVAGAFLPPGTPLFSARGRATAADPAAEAAAAAEATVTVDARFYRRPGEPDVLADLPPWARTVPLAVLVNGASASAAELLAGALQDHRRATVLGSRTFGKGSIQSIFPLTGDSAVKITVARYFTPNGHEIQARGITPDVIVAPDPARNDALGLALREEDLAQHLAAILPAQDDALPTTRAGVESTRMFGTRDDKALAAAVSLLGPGQASRADSVLGALSPSLKQLGAALKRW; from the coding sequence ATGAAACGACTTCGCGCCACCATTCTTTGCCTTCTCTTTCCCCTTGTCGCCGCAAGCACCTGCCAGGCAGGCGAGCCGGTCGTGGTTCCCGCTGCCGAATTCCAGGCCTTGCTCTCGGCCTATGCGCTGGTAAAAACCCGGTACGTCGAAGCGCCGGACGACAAGAAGCTGCTCGAAGGGGCGATCGCCGGCATGCTCGCCTCGCTCGACCCGCACTCGGGCTTTCTGGACAAGGACGAACTCGATGCCCTCCGCAAGGACGAGGCTGGCGAGTACACCGGCATCGGCATCAGTGTCGACTTCGCTGCCGCCGACATGGTGGTCACGGCGGTCACCGCAGACTCGCCGGCGTACCTGGCCGGCATCGAGCCGGGCGATACGATCGCCTCGATCGACGGCGCAACGATCTCGGGCATGCGCTTGCCCGACATTGCGCGGCGCATGCGCGGCGTGCCCGGCAGCGCGCTGGACATCGCGTACCGGCGGGGCGGCAGCGGCTCCGTTCGTACCGCCAGGCTGCACCGGGCGGCGTTACTGGCGCAGACCGTCACGACACGTGCAATGCCAAACGGCGTCGCGTGGATCCAGGTATCGGCATTCGAAGGGCGCACCGCGCAGGACCTGGTTGCGGCCTTGAAAACGCTCGATGCAAGCGGGGCGCCGCGCGGCATCGTGCTCGACGTGCGCAATGATCCGGGCGGCCTGGTGTCGGCCGCGGTCGGCGTGGCCGGGGCATTCCTGCCGCCAGGGACGCCGTTATTTTCGGCGCGCGGGCGTGCCACCGCTGCTGATCCTGCTGCCGAAGCCGCTGCCGCTGCCGAAGCCACCGTCACGGTCGATGCGCGGTTCTACCGGCGGCCAGGCGAGCCGGACGTACTGGCCGACCTGCCCCCTTGGGCGCGAACGGTGCCGCTGGCGGTGCTGGTCAACGGTGCGTCGGCCTCGGCCGCCGAATTGCTGGCCGGCGCATTGCAGGATCACCGCCGCGCCACCGTGCTTGGTTCGCGCACGTTCGGCAAGGGCTCGATCCAGAGCATCTTTCCGCTGACCGGTGACAGTGCCGTCAAGATCACGGTGGCGCGCTACTTCACGCCAAACGGCCACGAAATCCAGGCGCGCGGGATCACGCCGGACGTGATCGTGGCGCCGGATCCCGCTCGTAACGATGCGCTGGGACTGGCATTGCGCGAGGAAGATCTGGCGCAGCATCTCGCCGCGATCCTGCCTGCACAGGATGACGCATTGCCCACGACACGCGCCGGGGTGGAAAGCACGCGCATGTTCGGCACGCGTGACGACAAGGCGCTGGCGGCCGCCGTCAGCTTGCTGGGGCCGGGGCAGGCATCCCGTGCCGACAGCGTGCTGGGCGCACTGTCCCCAAGCCTGAAGCAACTTGGTGCAGCACTGAAACGATGGTGA
- a CDS encoding PA0069 family radical SAM protein, which yields MIDTDEPIRRERVEEHIMLAPPRVARKGRGAVSNMQGRYEVNDRERFDDGWFDADSESAVDSTGESAAFKTVVTDEFAKTILSRNTSPDIPFSVSLNPYRGCEHGCIYCFARPTHSYLGLSPGLDFESRLFAKVNAPELLRRELAKPGYVPEHIAIGVNTDAYQPCERERRITRQVVEVLSECRHPLGLITKSSLIERDIDLLAPMAANNLACAAVTLTTLDAQISRTLEPRAAAPMRRLRTIRTLTDAGIPVSVSVAPIIPFVTEPEIERILEAARDAGAVGAHYTVLRLPHEVNPLFQEWLQAHFPDRAQRVMNRIREMRGGKDYDANFAQRMHGDGVWADLIRQRFEKAVERLGFKSLRGRFGRLDRSQFRRPVVVPATTRRGGAQGAGQLDLF from the coding sequence ATGATCGACACCGATGAGCCCATCCGCCGCGAGCGGGTAGAAGAACACATCATGCTGGCGCCACCGCGCGTTGCACGCAAGGGGCGTGGTGCGGTGTCGAATATGCAGGGACGCTACGAGGTCAACGATCGCGAGCGTTTTGACGACGGCTGGTTCGATGCCGATTCTGAATCGGCTGTTGATTCGACCGGTGAATCGGCTGCGTTCAAGACGGTGGTCACCGACGAGTTCGCCAAGACTATCCTGTCGCGCAATACGTCGCCCGATATTCCGTTCAGCGTGTCGCTCAATCCCTACCGGGGTTGCGAGCACGGCTGCATTTATTGCTTCGCGCGGCCCACGCACAGCTATCTCGGCCTGTCGCCGGGCCTTGATTTTGAATCCCGGCTCTTCGCCAAGGTGAATGCTCCCGAACTGCTGCGGCGCGAACTCGCTAAGCCCGGCTACGTCCCCGAACATATCGCCATCGGCGTGAATACCGATGCCTACCAGCCCTGCGAGCGTGAGCGTCGGATTACGCGTCAGGTAGTGGAGGTCTTGTCCGAATGCCGCCACCCGCTTGGCCTGATCACCAAGTCGTCGCTGATCGAACGCGATATCGACCTGCTTGCGCCGATGGCGGCCAACAACCTGGCCTGCGCGGCAGTAACGCTCACGACGCTCGACGCGCAGATTTCGCGCACGCTCGAGCCGCGCGCGGCCGCGCCAATGCGCCGCCTGCGCACGATCCGCACACTGACCGACGCCGGCATTCCCGTCAGCGTGAGCGTGGCGCCGATCATCCCGTTCGTGACCGAGCCCGAGATCGAACGCATCCTCGAGGCGGCGCGCGACGCCGGCGCGGTCGGTGCGCACTACACGGTGCTGCGCCTGCCGCACGAAGTCAATCCGCTGTTTCAAGAGTGGCTGCAGGCGCATTTCCCGGATCGCGCGCAGCGGGTGATGAACCGCATCCGCGAGATGCGCGGCGGCAAGGATTACGATGCCAACTTTGCACAGCGCATGCACGGTGACGGCGTGTGGGCCGACCTGATCCGTCAGCGTTTTGAAAAAGCAGTCGAGCGCCTTGGCTTCAAGTCATTGCGCGGGCGCTTCGGGCGGCTCGATCGCTCGCAATTCAGGCGACCAGTGGTGGTGCCCGCGACGACACGCCGCGGCGGTGCGCAGGGGGCAGGGCAACTGGACCTGTTCTGA
- a CDS encoding DUF393 domain-containing protein has translation MQEQSFTSPTVYYDGGCPVCTREIALYQRQDGADRVCWVDVAHCAPEALGPGLNREAAMARLHMRRPDGTLASGAEAFTLLWRSLPRWAWLGRLLGSRLALAVLEPAYRLFLVMRPLWRGRGSKR, from the coding sequence ATGCAAGAACAATCCTTCACCTCCCCCACGGTGTACTACGACGGCGGCTGCCCGGTATGCACCCGCGAGATCGCCCTCTATCAGCGTCAGGACGGCGCAGACCGGGTGTGCTGGGTCGACGTCGCCCACTGCGCGCCCGAAGCGCTTGGCCCGGGACTGAACCGCGAGGCCGCCATGGCGCGCCTGCACATGCGTCGTCCCGATGGGACCCTGGCCAGTGGTGCGGAGGCATTCACCCTGCTGTGGCGGTCCCTGCCGCGCTGGGCCTGGCTTGGACGGCTGCTGGGGTCCAGGCTCGCATTGGCGGTGCTGGAGCCGGCCTACCGCCTGTTCCTCGTCATGCGGCCGCTGTGGCGCGGCCGCGGCAGCAAGCGATGA
- the ubiG gene encoding bifunctional 2-polyprenyl-6-hydroxyphenol methylase/3-demethylubiquinol 3-O-methyltransferase UbiG, with product MSALADEIARFDRLGATWWDPNGPMRPLHVTNALRQAYLLACMASHFGRPDMSLAGLRILDVGCGGGLLSEPLALRGAQVVGLDASPGNLAAAQRHANASGAVVDYRLGELESVLQPDECFDVVLALEVAEHVADPDAFIEEVARRVAPGGLLLASTIDRSWKSYLLAIVAAEYVLRVLPRGTHQWHRFVKPAEMLAAATGAGLQRIDLRGMRYLPVLHRASWCSDTSVNYLATFARPHN from the coding sequence ATGAGCGCGCTTGCAGACGAAATCGCCCGCTTCGACCGACTCGGCGCCACCTGGTGGGACCCGAACGGACCGATGCGGCCGTTGCATGTCACGAATGCGCTGCGCCAGGCTTATCTGCTGGCGTGCATGGCGTCGCATTTCGGCCGCCCCGATATGTCGCTGGCGGGTCTGCGCATCCTCGACGTCGGCTGTGGCGGCGGGCTGCTGTCAGAACCGCTGGCGCTGCGTGGCGCGCAGGTGGTCGGCCTCGACGCCTCGCCAGGCAACCTGGCAGCGGCGCAACGTCACGCCAACGCCAGCGGCGCGGTCGTCGATTATCGCCTCGGCGAACTGGAATCCGTCCTGCAGCCCGACGAATGCTTCGACGTCGTATTGGCGCTTGAGGTGGCCGAGCATGTGGCCGACCCCGACGCCTTCATCGAAGAGGTAGCTCGGCGCGTTGCGCCCGGTGGTTTGCTGCTGGCGTCGACGATCGACCGCAGCTGGAAGAGCTACCTGTTGGCCATCGTGGCCGCGGAGTACGTGTTGCGCGTGCTGCCGCGTGGCACACACCAGTGGCATCGCTTCGTCAAACCCGCCGAGATGCTGGCTGCAGCCACCGGGGCCGGGCTGCAGCGGATCGACTTGCGCGGCATGCGTTACCTGCCGGTGTTGCATCGGGCCTCATGGTGCAGCGATACGAGCGTGAACTATCTTGCGACCTTTGCCCGTCCGCACAACTAG
- a CDS encoding NAD(P)-binding protein: MSGTSLRVAVVGAGIAGATCARALADAGHAVQVFDKSRGVGGRMSTRRVTLDGADADAVLGLDHGTPCFAATGADFLGFVEEGQRAGLLARWTPRLAPHSAALPGGAMWVATPDMPALCRTLLTDLPLHTLCTVDGMRRSGATWSLESAGVTVADGFDAVALAIPSQQAAALLGVHRPDWAARAQAVPMLPVWVLMGMTDAPATGCDWDLALPASGPLALVVRNDAKPARAVLAGQAQWVVHATPDWTGAHLDTPPDQVQAMLQAALADCVGGALAWRFAAVHRWLYATLAAAPNDEPATGAWWDAGMGLGVCGDALAGGGVEGAWRSGRALAALLSAAANGGRA; the protein is encoded by the coding sequence ATGAGTGGCACGAGCCTGCGGGTGGCAGTGGTGGGGGCGGGCATTGCCGGGGCCACCTGCGCGCGTGCGCTGGCCGATGCCGGTCATGCGGTGCAGGTGTTCGACAAGTCGCGCGGCGTAGGCGGGCGGATGTCCACCAGGCGTGTGACGCTCGATGGCGCCGATGCCGATGCCGTGCTGGGCCTGGATCACGGGACGCCGTGCTTTGCTGCCACGGGCGCCGACTTCCTGGGTTTCGTGGAAGAGGGGCAGCGCGCCGGGCTGCTGGCGCGCTGGACGCCGCGCCTGGCCCCACACAGCGCAGCCCTGCCTGGCGGCGCGATGTGGGTGGCCACGCCCGACATGCCGGCCCTGTGCCGCACGTTGTTGACGGACCTGCCGTTGCATACCCTGTGCACGGTCGATGGCATGCGTCGCAGCGGTGCAACGTGGTCTCTGGAGAGTGCCGGTGTGACCGTGGCCGATGGCTTCGATGCCGTGGCGCTGGCAATCCCGTCGCAACAGGCGGCCGCGCTGCTGGGCGTGCATCGACCGGATTGGGCCGCGCGCGCGCAGGCCGTGCCGATGTTGCCCGTCTGGGTCTTGATGGGAATGACCGACGCGCCCGCAACGGGCTGTGACTGGGACCTGGCGCTGCCCGCATCTGGTCCGCTGGCGCTGGTGGTGCGCAACGATGCCAAGCCGGCCCGGGCAGTGCTGGCGGGGCAGGCCCAGTGGGTTGTGCACGCAACGCCCGACTGGACCGGCGCGCATCTGGACACGCCGCCCGACCAGGTGCAGGCGATGCTGCAGGCGGCGCTTGCCGATTGTGTCGGCGGCGCTCTGGCCTGGCGTTTCGCGGCTGTGCATCGCTGGCTGTATGCAACGCTGGCAGCAGCGCCCAATGACGAGCCGGCCACTGGTGCCTGGTGGGACGCGGGCATGGGGCTTGGCGTGTGCGGCGATGCCCTTGCCGGCGGCGGTGTGGAAGGCGCCTGGCGCTCCGGTCGCGCGTTGGCCGCCTTGTTGTCCGCTGCTGCGAACGGGGGCCGGGCATGA
- a CDS encoding DTW domain-containing protein, producing MDAGAVNGVAGFKRAVCTTCLRAQSACICRWITPIQAQAHLLILQHPLEVGNAKNSARLLHLCVSGSVMATGEAFDAEVLDGLLHVDGRTPVLLYPATPDDAGLPAPPPMPALPAEALRLVLLDATWRKSRKMLYMNPALQRLPRLALTDVAPSNYRIRKAHAPHQLSSLEAAAQALGQLERAPGRFSPLLDAFDGFVAQQAAYVRTCAAGSLAGDASQSDEQGVNRLAGH from the coding sequence CTGGACGCCGGCGCCGTGAACGGTGTGGCTGGCTTCAAACGCGCTGTCTGCACGACGTGCCTGCGGGCGCAGTCGGCCTGCATCTGTCGCTGGATCACGCCGATACAGGCGCAGGCGCACTTGCTGATCCTGCAGCATCCGCTGGAAGTGGGCAATGCCAAGAACAGCGCGCGCTTGCTGCATCTGTGCGTGAGCGGCAGCGTGATGGCGACCGGCGAAGCCTTCGATGCGGAGGTGCTCGATGGCTTGTTGCATGTGGATGGGCGCACGCCCGTGCTGCTGTATCCGGCCACACCAGATGATGCCGGGCTGCCCGCACCGCCGCCGATGCCGGCGCTGCCTGCCGAGGCCCTGCGGCTGGTGCTGCTCGACGCCACCTGGCGCAAGAGCCGCAAGATGCTGTACATGAACCCGGCGCTGCAACGGCTGCCGCGGCTGGCACTGACCGACGTAGCGCCGTCGAACTACCGCATTCGCAAGGCGCACGCGCCGCATCAGCTGTCGAGCCTGGAAGCGGCGGCGCAGGCGCTGGGGCAGCTGGAACGCGCGCCCGGGCGTTTCAGCCCGCTGCTCGACGCCTTCGACGGGTTTGTCGCACAGCAAGCGGCCTATGTACGCACTTGCGCTGCCGGATCACTCGCAGGCGACGCAAGTCAGTCTGATGAACAGGGCGTGAACCGTTTAGCGGGGCATTAA